The Shewanella mangrovisoli genome has a window encoding:
- a CDS encoding patatin-like phospholipase family protein has translation MQDVALVLEGGGLRAIYTAGVLDAFLQQQLHFPYVIGVSAGAIYPASYVSRQFGRNLQIQQQYLRDKRYMGLRHWLATGNYVNTDFTYKRMAYELLPFDFKTFLTSGTEFKVGAFNCQTGQTDYFGMADFQEHDKLLDVLIASSSLPFMANPHRINHQTYLDGGIAAPIPVTQAQQEGYKRQVVILTQDANYRKSPMKFNWLARKRYQAYPAVATALKVRHQRYNQSLEELAQSVASGNTFVIRPAAPLNLSRLDRNIDKVTAVYHQGLADGQVILPKLRAWLNTGAEVS, from the coding sequence ATGCAAGATGTGGCCTTAGTGTTAGAGGGCGGCGGCCTGAGGGCAATTTATACCGCCGGCGTGTTAGATGCCTTTTTGCAACAACAATTGCACTTCCCCTATGTGATTGGTGTATCGGCGGGGGCGATTTATCCCGCTTCTTATGTTTCACGCCAATTTGGCCGCAATTTACAAATTCAGCAGCAATATCTGCGGGATAAGCGCTACATGGGGCTGCGCCACTGGTTAGCCACGGGTAATTACGTCAATACCGATTTTACCTATAAGCGCATGGCCTATGAGTTACTGCCTTTTGATTTTAAAACCTTTTTAACCAGCGGAACCGAGTTTAAGGTCGGGGCATTTAACTGCCAGACAGGACAAACCGATTACTTTGGCATGGCCGATTTTCAGGAGCACGACAAATTGCTCGACGTGCTCATCGCCTCCTCTAGCCTGCCTTTTATGGCCAATCCCCATCGGATAAACCACCAAACCTACCTCGACGGCGGCATCGCCGCGCCCATTCCGGTCACGCAGGCGCAGCAAGAGGGCTATAAACGCCAGGTGGTGATCCTGACTCAGGACGCAAACTATCGAAAATCGCCAATGAAGTTCAATTGGTTAGCGCGCAAGCGTTATCAAGCTTATCCGGCGGTAGCCACCGCGCTCAAAGTACGCCACCAACGTTATAACCAATCCCTAGAGGAACTCGCCCAGAGTGTAGCCAGCGGCAATACCTTTGTGATCCGCCCTGCTGCGCCACTTAATCTCTCGCGGCTTGACCGCAATATCGATAAAGTGACCGCCGTGTATCACCAAGGCCTAGCCGATGGACAGGTGATTTTGCCTAAGCTGCGGGCTTGGCTAAACACTGGGGCAGAAGTTAGTTAG
- a CDS encoding LysR family transcriptional regulator, producing MLKHLDLNLLPVLEILLEEQSVTAAAARLHLSQSAVSKQLTRLREVFDDPLFERTAYGLKPTPKALSLAPDLRQCLQQLAQFTRPDSFEPALSQRQFRMHLVETTYSLTFPHFMPSLLAQAPGVSINCQTWRLDTMERLMRCDIDLAIGCREWDERSPMHVNHIPDDIHYVELVQDYTVCLMRRDHPALSQEWNLDTFLSYRQLQVAFGGLEHWLLDDVLQIQGRKRDIAVNMTDFQSALALCEQSDLILCAPSRYALAVMKSFDLMYLPSPIKLIPGAYLLMWHKHFEHDLSHKWLRELIIDKVRASLPN from the coding sequence ATGCTAAAACACTTAGACTTGAACTTACTGCCCGTACTGGAAATTCTCCTCGAGGAGCAGAGTGTCACGGCCGCGGCGGCGCGGCTGCATTTGAGTCAGTCGGCGGTGAGCAAGCAATTGACTCGCCTGCGTGAAGTGTTTGATGACCCCTTATTCGAGCGTACCGCCTACGGTCTCAAGCCGACGCCCAAGGCGCTGTCGCTGGCACCTGACTTGCGCCAATGCTTACAGCAATTAGCGCAATTTACTCGACCAGACAGTTTTGAGCCCGCCTTAAGCCAACGCCAGTTTCGGATGCATCTGGTCGAAACAACCTATTCGCTGACCTTTCCACATTTTATGCCTTCGCTTTTAGCGCAGGCGCCCGGTGTGAGCATTAATTGCCAAACCTGGCGGCTGGATACCATGGAAAGATTGATGCGCTGCGATATCGATCTCGCCATAGGTTGCCGCGAATGGGATGAGCGTTCGCCCATGCATGTAAACCATATCCCGGATGATATCCATTATGTTGAATTAGTTCAGGATTACACAGTGTGCCTGATGCGCCGTGACCATCCAGCCCTTTCGCAGGAATGGAATCTCGACACCTTTTTAAGCTATCGCCAGTTACAGGTCGCCTTTGGTGGTTTGGAGCATTGGTTGTTAGACGATGTGCTGCAAATCCAAGGGCGTAAACGGGATATTGCGGTGAATATGACGGACTTTCAGAGTGCACTGGCCCTGTGTGAGCAGAGCGATTTGATCCTCTGCGCCCCTTCCCGTTATGCCTTAGCTGTGATGAAGTCGTTTGATCTTATGTATTTACCTTCGCCGATTAAGCTGATCCCCGGTGCGTATCTGCTGATGTGGCATAAGCATTTCGAGCACGATCTCAGCCATAAATGGCTGCGGGAACTAATTATCGACAAGGTCCGCGCCTCGCTCCCTAACTAA
- a CDS encoding DMT family transporter: protein MSFVIALLAPVFWGTTYALVSLYLQDMSPYWVAVWRALPAGILLLMLRPRLPTLAWSKLSLLAFCNIGAFFALLFIGAYRLPGAVAGTLGATLPLIFLILAWLIDKMRPGMKWLLLGLMGLGGVILLLNPSADLDPIGVLCMLSATTLIAFSSRWMQRWDVGDFLVLTAWQLLLGGLMLIPLAWFMAGPPQIPSMDVVPSLIWLVTANTAVAYWAWLWSMRNLGPEIMGMVALVNPVVAVSLGVLIVGEALDMRQWAGILVILLSLLLMKLPQNLRWNPLKARG, encoded by the coding sequence ATGTCGTTTGTGATTGCGTTACTCGCCCCGGTGTTTTGGGGGACCACCTATGCACTGGTGAGTCTTTACTTACAGGATATGTCGCCTTACTGGGTGGCGGTTTGGCGCGCGCTGCCTGCCGGTATATTACTGCTGATGCTGCGGCCACGTTTGCCGACGCTGGCATGGTCTAAATTAAGCTTGCTGGCGTTTTGTAATATTGGCGCCTTCTTTGCGCTGCTGTTTATTGGCGCCTATCGGCTACCGGGTGCCGTCGCGGGCACGCTGGGGGCGACATTGCCATTAATCTTTTTGATCCTTGCTTGGCTGATCGATAAAATGCGCCCGGGGATGAAGTGGCTACTGCTCGGCTTAATGGGCCTCGGTGGCGTGATTTTATTGCTTAATCCCTCGGCGGATCTCGACCCGATTGGTGTCCTATGTATGCTGAGCGCAACGACTCTGATAGCCTTTTCTTCCCGCTGGATGCAGCGCTGGGATGTGGGCGACTTTTTAGTGCTTACCGCTTGGCAATTACTCTTGGGGGGATTGATGTTGATCCCGCTGGCGTGGTTTATGGCGGGGCCGCCACAGATACCGAGTATGGATGTGGTTCCCTCATTAATTTGGCTAGTGACCGCCAATACCGCGGTGGCCTATTGGGCTTGGCTCTGGTCAATGCGAAATTTAGGGCCAGAAATCATGGGGATGGTGGCTTTAGTCAATCCCGTGGTTGCCGTATCATTAGGCGTATTGATTGTGGGTGAAGCCTTAGATATGCGCCAGTGGGCAGGGATTTTAGTGATTTTACTGTCGCTACTGCTGATGAAGTTGCCGCAAAACTTGAGGTGGAATCCCTTAAAAGCGAGGGGTTAA
- the trmL gene encoding tRNA (uridine(34)/cytosine(34)/5-carboxymethylaminomethyluridine(34)-2'-O)-methyltransferase TrmL, with translation MFHIALYEPEIAPNTGNIIRLCANNGSQLHLIEPLGFDFEEKKLRRAGLDYADLTNVTRHKNFDAFLEAMAGKRIMACTTKGSRPHTELSFAKDDVLLFGPETRGLPMSIIESIPTEQRLRIPMAATSRSLNLSNAVAIISYEAWRQLGFEGAI, from the coding sequence ATGTTCCATATCGCACTCTATGAGCCAGAAATCGCACCCAACACGGGTAATATCATTCGCCTTTGCGCAAACAACGGCAGCCAACTGCATCTAATTGAGCCGCTTGGGTTTGATTTTGAAGAGAAAAAACTGCGCCGCGCGGGCCTAGACTATGCCGATTTAACCAATGTGACTCGCCATAAAAACTTCGATGCCTTCCTCGAAGCCATGGCAGGCAAACGCATTATGGCCTGTACCACTAAGGGCAGCCGCCCCCATACTGAACTCAGTTTTGCCAAGGATGACGTGCTGTTGTTTGGCCCAGAAACCCGTGGGCTGCCTATGTCGATTATCGAGTCAATTCCAACCGAGCAGCGATTACGTATTCCCATGGCGGCCACCAGTCGCAGCCTCAACCTCTCCAATGCTGTGGCGATTATCAGCTACGAAGCCTGGCGTCAGCTCGGGTTTGAAGGCGCTATTTAA
- a CDS encoding alpha/beta hydrolase family protein, producing MKKAGIILLSLLMPLSTAFAEASKPLSVELLWQLKRIGSPVVSSTGEHIIAPVTEYDLKEDKGSTQLWRFDGEGKQSRAITAKGLKVSEPVFSPDGKTLAFISERNDDDAGQIYLLPMDGPGEASKLTDIPTGVNGIKWVGKHLYFISNIFPEQNWEQMKAQLKTDKDNKVSARQWNALPYSQFDHWLDERRQAHVFRIPAIGGAVEAVTQPLGHELPRSSQSSSSYDISPDERLIAFSAYGSDNRVDPKLDLFLATIGGSKADNITPDNPAPDLNPTFSPNGKTLAFTRQKIPGFYADTARLMLLDVSNRKLTTLTADWDRSVSQFEWTPDSKGFYASIDDAATNRIYHIDAKSGKTKAITQATDYSQPAIAKDGQLIATNQSFLYPARLVSINPRNGKTERLEQFNDEILKDVDLGSYESVTYKGYQGQDIQMWVHYPPGFDRSKKYPLFMLIHGGPHNAISDGFHFRWNAQTFASWGYVTAWPNFHGSSGFGQEFADAINPDWKNKSLEDVLKAADWFKQQSWIDSERMVAGGASYGGYLTSIILGQPHPFKALLIHAAVYDMYSQMSADFAVHSTRFGNYWDNPELYKAISPHYFAANFNTPTLVSHGQLDYRVPVGQGFELFRTLQTRNVESRMIYFPDENHWIMKPNNSIYWYNQVKDWMTHYAKPGAQ from the coding sequence GTGAAGAAGGCAGGAATTATACTGCTGAGTCTGCTTATGCCCCTCAGCACGGCATTTGCAGAAGCCAGCAAACCACTCTCAGTCGAATTACTTTGGCAACTCAAACGCATAGGTAGCCCAGTGGTGTCCTCCACGGGCGAGCACATTATTGCGCCTGTGACTGAATATGACCTGAAGGAAGACAAGGGCTCAACCCAACTGTGGCGCTTCGACGGTGAAGGTAAACAGAGCCGTGCGATTACCGCCAAAGGCTTAAAAGTCAGCGAGCCAGTGTTCTCGCCAGACGGCAAAACCTTAGCCTTTATCAGCGAACGTAACGATGATGACGCTGGCCAAATTTACCTTTTACCTATGGACGGCCCGGGTGAAGCTAGCAAACTCACGGACATTCCCACTGGCGTCAATGGCATCAAGTGGGTTGGCAAGCATTTGTATTTTATCAGCAATATCTTCCCTGAGCAGAACTGGGAGCAAATGAAGGCCCAGCTCAAGACAGATAAAGACAATAAAGTCTCCGCCCGCCAGTGGAATGCGCTGCCCTATTCGCAGTTCGATCATTGGTTAGACGAACGCCGTCAGGCCCATGTGTTTAGGATCCCAGCCATAGGCGGCGCGGTTGAAGCCGTGACTCAGCCTTTAGGCCATGAACTGCCACGCTCAAGCCAAAGCAGTTCAAGTTACGATATTTCCCCCGATGAACGCTTAATCGCCTTCAGCGCCTATGGTTCGGATAATCGCGTCGACCCTAAGTTAGACTTGTTCCTCGCCACCATTGGCGGCAGCAAAGCCGACAACATCACTCCAGATAACCCAGCGCCGGATCTAAACCCAACATTTAGCCCTAACGGTAAAACCCTCGCCTTTACTCGTCAAAAAATCCCCGGATTTTATGCCGATACCGCAAGGTTGATGCTGCTGGATGTGAGCAATCGCAAACTCACCACGCTCACTGCGGATTGGGATCGCTCTGTGTCTCAATTTGAATGGACACCCGATAGCAAGGGCTTCTATGCCAGCATTGATGATGCGGCGACAAACCGTATTTATCATATCGATGCCAAGAGCGGTAAGACCAAGGCCATCACCCAAGCGACCGACTATAGCCAACCTGCTATCGCTAAAGATGGCCAGTTGATTGCGACCAATCAGAGCTTTTTGTATCCCGCGCGTTTAGTCAGCATCAACCCTCGCAATGGTAAAACCGAGCGTTTAGAGCAGTTTAATGACGAGATTTTAAAGGATGTCGACTTAGGCAGCTATGAGTCGGTCACCTACAAAGGTTATCAGGGCCAAGACATTCAAATGTGGGTGCACTATCCACCTGGGTTCGATCGCAGCAAAAAGTACCCACTGTTTATGCTGATCCACGGCGGCCCACATAACGCCATTAGCGATGGTTTCCACTTCCGCTGGAATGCGCAAACCTTTGCCTCTTGGGGTTATGTCACCGCCTGGCCAAACTTCCACGGCTCTAGCGGCTTCGGACAAGAGTTTGCCGACGCCATTAACCCGGATTGGAAAAACAAATCCCTCGAAGACGTGCTCAAAGCCGCAGACTGGTTTAAGCAACAAAGTTGGATCGATAGCGAGCGTATGGTTGCCGGCGGCGCCAGCTATGGTGGCTACTTAACCTCGATTATTTTAGGCCAGCCTCATCCCTTTAAGGCGCTGCTGATCCACGCGGCGGTGTACGACATGTACTCACAAATGTCGGCGGACTTTGCCGTCCACAGCACCCGCTTTGGTAACTACTGGGATAATCCTGAGCTGTATAAAGCCATTTCGCCCCATTACTTTGCCGCCAACTTTAATACCCCAACCTTAGTCAGCCATGGGCAACTCGATTACCGTGTACCCGTCGGCCAAGGTTTTGAGCTGTTCCGTACCCTGCAAACCCGTAATGTCGAATCGCGGATGATTTATTTCCCCGATGAAAACCATTGGATAATGAAGCCAAACAACTCCATCTATTGGTATAACCAAGTGAAGGATTGGATGACTCATTACGCTAAGCCCGGTGCGCAATAA
- a CDS encoding M16 family metallopeptidase: MKLSFVKSSFITSSLQPTKLMVALALGTSLALSGCASTTAPKRVDTGSFAMPSYDKLVLDNGLTVYLMPQREVPLITLNAVVRAGAVNDTTAGIAQMTAEGLLLGAAGKSKAEIEQQVDFLGASLGAEADKEGSYLAADFMAKDTDVMLGLFSAALLSPDFDSAEFDKLKQRAIAGLQQDKESPRAVIGRYFDKLVFGAHPYGNASSGNRESLEQVTVSQLRAFHKSYYQPANTALTVVGDFDVAAMKAKLTQTFGQWKGSEKLVQPVLNQGLPKLTQAKVLLVDKPDAMETTFVIGGLGISRDNPDYVGLTVVNTILGGRFTSWLNDELRVNAGLTYGARSGFSPYTDAGVFTISTFTKTETTQEAIDLALKTYARLWEKGVDQATLDSAKAYVKGQFPPKFETSGQLAGLLSGMYLYGFDDKFINEFQAKVDGLTLEETQRLVKTYFPQKDLQFVLIGNASKIAPIAAKYGQVQTVDINAVGFGQ, from the coding sequence ATGAAACTCTCCTTTGTAAAATCATCCTTTATAACATCATCTCTGCAGCCGACTAAGTTAATGGTCGCATTAGCCCTAGGCACTAGCTTAGCCTTATCCGGCTGCGCCTCCACCACGGCACCTAAACGCGTAGATACTGGCAGCTTTGCCATGCCAAGTTACGACAAGTTAGTGCTAGATAACGGCCTGACGGTGTATTTAATGCCGCAGCGCGAAGTGCCGTTGATCACCCTAAACGCGGTCGTGCGTGCCGGGGCGGTTAACGACACTACAGCGGGTATTGCCCAAATGACCGCCGAAGGTTTACTCCTTGGCGCGGCGGGTAAGTCCAAGGCTGAGATTGAGCAGCAAGTGGATTTTCTCGGCGCTAGTTTAGGGGCCGAAGCCGACAAAGAAGGTAGCTATCTGGCCGCCGATTTTATGGCGAAAGATACCGATGTGATGCTCGGCCTATTCAGCGCCGCGCTATTAAGCCCCGACTTTGATTCGGCCGAGTTCGATAAGCTTAAGCAGCGCGCCATTGCGGGGTTGCAGCAGGATAAAGAAAGCCCGCGCGCCGTGATTGGTCGCTACTTCGATAAACTGGTGTTCGGCGCTCATCCTTACGGTAATGCCTCATCGGGTAATCGTGAGTCACTTGAGCAAGTCACAGTGTCGCAGCTGCGCGCCTTCCATAAGAGCTACTATCAACCCGCCAATACCGCATTAACTGTAGTGGGGGATTTTGATGTGGCGGCGATGAAAGCCAAGCTAACCCAGACTTTTGGTCAGTGGAAAGGCAGCGAAAAACTCGTTCAGCCCGTCTTAAACCAAGGTTTACCTAAGTTAACCCAGGCCAAAGTGCTGCTGGTGGATAAGCCAGATGCGATGGAAACCACCTTTGTTATCGGTGGTTTAGGCATTAGCCGTGATAACCCTGACTATGTGGGGCTAACGGTAGTGAACACCATTTTAGGTGGCCGCTTTACCTCTTGGCTGAACGATGAACTGCGGGTGAATGCGGGGCTAACCTATGGCGCGCGCTCCGGTTTTAGTCCTTATACCGACGCAGGTGTGTTTACCATTAGCACCTTCACTAAGACGGAAACCACTCAAGAAGCGATTGATTTAGCGCTGAAAACCTATGCTCGTTTATGGGAGAAAGGCGTCGACCAAGCGACTCTGGATTCGGCTAAGGCCTATGTTAAAGGTCAGTTCCCGCCTAAGTTTGAAACCTCGGGCCAATTGGCTGGACTCTTATCTGGCATGTATCTCTACGGCTTCGATGATAAGTTTATCAACGAGTTCCAAGCAAAAGTGGACGGCTTAACCTTAGAAGAAACCCAAAGGTTAGTGAAAACTTACTTCCCGCAAAAGGACTTACAGTTTGTGCTGATCGGCAACGCCAGCAAGATAGCGCCTATCGCGGCCAAGTATGGCCAAGTGCAAACCGTTGATATTAATGCTGTGGGTTTTGGTCAATAA
- a CDS encoding M16 family metallopeptidase, whose amino-acid sequence MKRTLSALVLAMGLFNPLSQAQATTAEDIKSFTLANGMKIMVLEDSSIPNANMYLFWKVGSRNEVPGITGISHFFEHMMFNGSKKYGPKMFDRTMEAAGGANNAYTTEDMTVYTDWFPANALETMFDLEADRIANLDINPDMVESERGVVQSERSTGLENSNWNTLEGEVKGVAFLAHPYSWSVIGHESDIAAWTLEDLVQYHKTYYAPNNAVVVIAGDVKLAQVKALADKYFAPIPAQTPPKAVRTVEPLQKGERRTFVQKASVSTPNVMLAYHVPAATHADYYALDLLSSILSQGNSSRLYQALVDKQVALEAETYMPMSVDPNLFYVMGVATPEVNANTLERALIEQINSIVTNGVTQQELDKVKNIKLMDFYRAMETINGKANTIGTYEMYFGSYDKLFNAPEAYNKVTPADIQRVAQTYLRKSNRTVAVLAANEESDQ is encoded by the coding sequence ATGAAGCGCACGCTATCGGCGCTGGTGTTGGCGATGGGACTCTTTAATCCCTTAAGCCAAGCACAGGCCACAACGGCAGAAGACATCAAGAGTTTTACGCTAGCCAACGGCATGAAAATCATGGTGCTAGAGGACTCTTCTATTCCCAATGCCAACATGTATCTGTTTTGGAAAGTCGGTTCCCGCAACGAAGTCCCGGGGATTACCGGTATCTCACACTTTTTCGAACATATGATGTTTAACGGCTCGAAAAAATACGGCCCAAAGATGTTCGACCGTACCATGGAAGCCGCAGGTGGGGCTAACAATGCCTACACCACAGAGGATATGACGGTCTACACCGACTGGTTCCCAGCTAATGCGCTAGAAACCATGTTTGACCTCGAGGCCGACCGTATCGCCAACTTAGATATCAATCCCGATATGGTGGAAAGCGAGCGTGGCGTAGTGCAGTCGGAGCGTTCGACTGGGCTTGAAAACTCCAACTGGAATACCCTCGAAGGCGAAGTTAAAGGCGTGGCCTTTTTAGCCCATCCTTACTCTTGGTCTGTGATTGGCCATGAGTCGGATATTGCCGCTTGGACCTTAGAAGATTTAGTGCAATACCATAAAACCTACTATGCGCCGAACAATGCGGTTGTGGTGATTGCCGGTGATGTAAAGCTGGCCCAAGTTAAGGCATTGGCGGATAAGTATTTTGCGCCCATTCCTGCGCAAACACCGCCAAAGGCTGTGCGTACCGTCGAGCCTTTACAAAAGGGTGAGCGTCGTACCTTCGTCCAAAAAGCCTCGGTCAGTACACCTAACGTGATGTTGGCGTACCATGTGCCAGCGGCGACCCATGCCGATTATTATGCCTTGGATCTGCTTAGCTCTATCCTAAGCCAAGGTAATAGCTCGCGTTTATATCAAGCACTGGTGGATAAACAAGTCGCGCTCGAAGCCGAGACCTATATGCCGATGTCGGTCGATCCTAACCTGTTCTATGTGATGGGCGTCGCCACGCCTGAAGTGAATGCTAACACCTTAGAGCGCGCGCTGATCGAACAAATCAATAGCATCGTGACCAATGGTGTGACCCAGCAAGAGCTAGATAAAGTCAAAAATATCAAATTGATGGACTTTTATCGTGCGATGGAAACCATCAATGGTAAGGCTAACACCATAGGCACCTATGAAATGTATTTTGGCAGCTACGATAAATTATTTAATGCGCCAGAGGCCTATAACAAGGTAACGCCTGCGGATATCCAACGTGTTGCCCAAACCTATTTACGCAAATCGAATCGCACTGTTGCGGTGCTGGCGGCAAACGAGGAGTCGGATCAATGA
- a CDS encoding amidohydrolase, with amino-acid sequence MTVSSVSRALSTSSVATSFAPYVSSFGVNTSRFTKSLIASALTLSLLGAGLSSANAAQPDAAKLAAGVEQKVIDWRRDLHQHPELSNREFRTSKIIEKHLKSLGLEVQTGIAHTGVVAILKGGKLKGGKPGPLIAIRADMDALPVTEVVDVPFASKATDTYRGKTVGVMHACGHDTHVAMLMGVAENLVKVKDSLAGDVMFIFQPAEEGAPDGEEGGAELMLKQGLFAKRKPDQVFGMHVTSSMPSGMIGVRSGPAMASEDSFTIKVKGRQTHGSRPWNGVDPIVAAAQIITNVQTIVSRQVDITKAPAVVSFGAINGGIRSNIIPDEVELIGTIRTFDQPMRADIKVRLAEIAELSAKTLGATATTEIHQGYPVVVNNPELVASMRPVLASVVGDKMLIEPGLITGAEDFSFYALESPGMFFFLGVTPKGTDPETAASNHSPAFYVDESALKVGVEAMTKVALTALKAQ; translated from the coding sequence ATGACTGTATCCTCGGTATCGCGCGCTTTATCAACATCCTCTGTAGCCACATCCTTTGCACCTTATGTGAGTTCATTCGGTGTGAATACATCAAGATTCACCAAGAGCTTAATCGCCTCTGCTCTAACTTTGAGCTTGCTGGGGGCAGGGTTAAGTTCTGCCAATGCGGCGCAGCCCGATGCGGCCAAGTTGGCGGCGGGTGTGGAGCAAAAAGTGATCGACTGGCGCCGTGATTTGCACCAACATCCTGAGTTATCTAACCGTGAGTTTCGCACTAGCAAGATTATCGAAAAGCATCTGAAATCCCTCGGATTAGAAGTGCAAACGGGCATCGCTCATACCGGGGTTGTTGCTATCTTGAAAGGCGGAAAGTTAAAGGGCGGTAAACCCGGTCCCTTGATTGCGATTCGTGCCGATATGGATGCGTTGCCAGTGACCGAAGTCGTCGATGTGCCCTTTGCCTCCAAAGCGACGGATACCTATCGCGGTAAAACCGTTGGGGTGATGCATGCCTGCGGCCATGATACCCATGTGGCTATGTTAATGGGCGTGGCCGAGAACTTAGTGAAAGTGAAAGATAGCCTTGCCGGCGATGTGATGTTTATCTTCCAGCCCGCCGAAGAAGGTGCGCCCGATGGCGAAGAGGGCGGTGCGGAATTAATGCTAAAACAAGGGCTGTTTGCCAAGCGTAAACCCGACCAAGTGTTTGGCATGCATGTGACTTCGAGTATGCCAAGCGGCATGATTGGGGTGCGTAGCGGCCCAGCCATGGCGAGTGAAGATTCCTTTACGATCAAAGTGAAAGGCCGCCAAACCCATGGTTCGCGCCCTTGGAATGGCGTCGACCCTATCGTCGCCGCGGCGCAAATTATTACCAATGTGCAAACTATTGTCAGTCGTCAGGTGGATATTACCAAAGCGCCGGCTGTAGTGAGTTTTGGCGCGATAAATGGCGGTATTCGCTCGAATATTATTCCCGATGAAGTGGAACTGATTGGCACCATCCGCACCTTTGACCAACCTATGCGTGCCGATATTAAGGTGCGCTTGGCCGAAATCGCCGAGTTATCGGCAAAGACCTTAGGCGCGACAGCGACAACCGAAATCCATCAAGGTTATCCCGTGGTGGTGAATAATCCTGAATTGGTCGCCAGTATGCGCCCCGTGCTTGCTAGCGTGGTCGGCGATAAGATGCTGATTGAGCCGGGATTAATCACAGGTGCCGAGGACTTTTCCTTCTATGCTTTGGAGTCTCCTGGGATGTTTTTCTTCCTTGGGGTGACGCCGAAGGGCACTGATCCTGAAACGGCGGCCAGTAACCATTCTCCCGCATTTTATGTGGATGAAAGTGCACTCAAAGTTGGGGTAGAAGCCATGACCAAGGTTGCACTTACGGCACTTAAGGCGCAATAA
- a CDS encoding helix-turn-helix transcriptional regulator: MQPNFQRQVTLLSLIPRAPRKISVNELVERLANRTQDISKRSVQRDLKAMYEMGTFGLRLDDRNKPYGWSIESCWRGLNLELMDQHMALALTTLKRSASQLMPPQSLQQLQPYFDRADQVLASDPENPWLYWACRVAQLPEPYPFILPQHQPQSLEVIQQAILDKKQIRCDIKKWINGKMHWLHYNPINPQGILIRDGVALLAFTIGSFDKRRHHKPIVLLRNAQLLPSAAVKSADFDINKTAQGSRGEKMRLELLLSDKASFIMREAKFSDNQTMQLREDGRFYVVAEVTDTPKLRAALWEMADTAEVLAPVKLREHFAALSQKMAAKYR, encoded by the coding sequence ATGCAGCCTAACTTTCAACGCCAAGTGACACTACTGAGTTTAATCCCGCGGGCGCCACGTAAAATCTCGGTAAACGAATTAGTCGAGCGGCTGGCAAACCGCACGCAGGATATCAGTAAGCGTTCAGTGCAAAGGGATTTAAAGGCCATGTATGAAATGGGCACCTTTGGCTTACGCCTCGATGATAGAAACAAGCCCTATGGTTGGTCGATTGAGTCCTGCTGGCGCGGGTTGAACCTAGAGCTAATGGACCAACATATGGCGCTGGCTTTAACCACTTTAAAGCGCAGTGCCAGTCAGTTGATGCCACCACAAAGCTTGCAACAACTACAGCCCTACTTCGACAGGGCAGATCAGGTGCTGGCTAGCGATCCAGAAAATCCTTGGCTCTATTGGGCGTGCAGAGTCGCACAACTTCCCGAGCCTTACCCCTTTATCCTACCCCAGCACCAACCTCAATCTTTAGAAGTCATACAGCAAGCTATTTTGGATAAGAAACAAATTCGCTGCGATATCAAAAAATGGATCAATGGCAAAATGCATTGGCTGCATTACAACCCCATTAATCCACAAGGAATTTTAATTCGTGATGGGGTGGCGCTACTCGCTTTTACCATTGGCAGCTTTGATAAGCGCCGCCACCACAAACCGATAGTCTTACTGCGTAACGCGCAGCTATTGCCCAGCGCGGCGGTTAAGAGTGCCGATTTTGATATCAATAAAACCGCACAGGGCTCGCGTGGCGAGAAGATGCGTCTCGAACTGCTGCTCTCCGATAAGGCGAGCTTTATCATGCGCGAAGCCAAGTTTAGTGATAACCAGACCATGCAATTACGTGAAGATGGCCGCTTTTATGTAGTAGCAGAAGTCACTGATACCCCAAAACTGCGCGCAGCATTATGGGAAATGGCCGATACCGCCGAGGTACTGGCACCGGTAAAACTGCGGGAGCACTTTGCCGCACTCAGCCAAAAAATGGCGGCGAAATACCGTTAA